One window of Elaeis guineensis isolate ETL-2024a chromosome 11, EG11, whole genome shotgun sequence genomic DNA carries:
- the LOC140852395 gene encoding uncharacterized protein, with translation MYSLSHLNLSNNNLSGRIPWGKQLQTFCDPSIYGGNPDLRGWPLPWCFNNASSKSPFQTRAQEEEPRNGDESEMIWLYAISMLGFVVGLLGFIYVLMIKQATRIAYFYLIDMTYDYIYVQLAMGFAKLKSVLPILMNNNQG, from the coding sequence ATGTATTCTTTAAGTCACTTGAACTTGTCCAACAACAACTTGTCAGGAAGAATTCCATGGGGAAAACAATTGCAAACATTCTGTGATCCTTCCATTTATGGTGGAAATCCTGATCTTCGTGGATGGCCATTGCCATGGTGCTTTAACAATGCCTCCTCTAAAAGTCCATTTCAAACAAGAGCTCAAGAGGAGGAACCTAGAAATGGTGATGAGTCCGAAATGATCTGGCTTTATGCTATCTCCATGCTGGGTTTTGTTGTGGGGCTCCTGGGGTTCATCTATGTGCTCATGATCAAACAAGCTACAAGGATTGCTTACTTCTATTTGATTGATATGACTTATGATTATATCTATGTGCAATTAGCAATGGGATTTGCCAAATTGAAGTCCGTCTTGCCTATCTTGATGAACAACAACCAAGGATAA